A window of Chloroflexota bacterium contains these coding sequences:
- the polA gene encoding DNA polymerase I, protein MKGRLLLFDGHAIAHRAYHAFERSPERLSTKKGEVVSAVYGFAQMLLKALNDYKPTHYAIAFDLPTPTFRHLAYEKYKAQRPPAPDELRQQFVRVRQLVDAFRIPVFEVAGYEADDVIGTLTRQAGEKGLETIIVTGDADAMQLVSPTAKVLYPRPRGSFGDAVLFDEAGVEAKYQLAPSHLVDLKALAGDVSDNIPGVLGVGEKTALRLIQQFGSLEGVYQHLDEVAPPKLQETLRQGRELAFKSQELATIVRDLPIELDLEACSVRAYDRARVAELFRELEFVRLLSMLPQIVGPEAMPAEVKKPQGEYRVINTLPALEELAARLEGTETLAVDIEATGKEERAAELVGISLSWRPGGACYIPLGHRLLGQPEQLPLPLVAGKLRPALEAPGLPKVAHNGKYDMTVLGKYQVRVKPLAFDTMVAAWLLGERAVNLKALAFSRLGVEMTPISALIGSGAKQISMAQVPMEQVAPYACADADFTLQLKAVLEEQLKKEGLEKLFYEVEMPLVPLLLRMEQAGVALDLNLMREIKQAMDQEVLRLEKEIYRVVGHTFNINSTQQLGQVLFEELKLPHSRRTKTGYSTEAAVLEELRDVHPLVPLLLDYRQLIKLKNTYVDALPALVSPETGRLHTSYNQTGTVTGRLSSSEPNLQNIPVRGEWGRKIRQAIIAGDGRLLLSADYSQIDLRVLAHLSQDPSLVEAFLRDEDIHTATAAQVFGVGLNEVTPDMRRVAKTVNFGVIYGMSEYGLEQATELSREEAAKFIAAYFEKYPGVNAYLEETKEKARNQGYVETALGRRRYIPEINSPNRQLRESAERMAINMPVQGTSADIIKLAMLSIQREMDRRGLRSFMTLQVHDELVFEVYPEELEELKGIVREIMPRSLDLRVPLKVDLKVGKNWGEME, encoded by the coding sequence ATGAAAGGGCGGCTCCTCCTCTTTGACGGCCATGCCATCGCCCACCGGGCCTACCACGCCTTTGAGCGCAGCCCCGAGCGCCTGAGCACCAAGAAGGGCGAGGTGGTGAGCGCCGTCTATGGCTTCGCCCAGATGCTCCTCAAGGCCCTCAACGATTATAAACCTACCCACTATGCCATCGCCTTTGACCTCCCCACCCCCACCTTCCGCCACCTGGCCTATGAGAAGTACAAGGCCCAGCGTCCCCCCGCGCCCGACGAGCTAAGACAGCAGTTTGTCCGCGTGAGACAGCTGGTGGACGCCTTCCGCATCCCCGTCTTTGAGGTGGCGGGCTATGAGGCCGACGATGTCATCGGCACCCTAACCCGCCAGGCAGGGGAAAAGGGCCTGGAAACCATCATCGTCACCGGCGATGCCGACGCCATGCAGCTGGTATCCCCCACCGCGAAGGTCCTCTACCCCCGGCCCAGGGGCAGCTTCGGCGACGCGGTCCTCTTTGACGAGGCGGGGGTGGAGGCGAAATACCAGTTGGCCCCCTCCCATCTGGTTGACCTCAAGGCCCTGGCCGGGGATGTCTCCGACAACATCCCGGGGGTGCTTGGGGTGGGGGAAAAGACCGCCCTCAGGCTCATCCAGCAGTTCGGCAGCCTGGAGGGGGTCTATCAGCACCTGGACGAGGTGGCCCCCCCGAAGCTCCAGGAGACCCTCCGGCAGGGCCGGGAATTGGCCTTCAAGAGCCAGGAGCTGGCCACCATAGTCAGGGATTTGCCTATAGAGCTGGACCTCGAGGCCTGCTCGGTCAGGGCCTATGACCGGGCCCGGGTGGCGGAACTGTTCCGGGAGCTGGAATTCGTCAGGCTTCTTTCCATGCTGCCCCAGATAGTGGGGCCGGAGGCCATGCCCGCCGAGGTGAAGAAGCCCCAGGGCGAATACAGGGTGATAAACACTCTCCCCGCCCTGGAGGAACTGGCAGCCCGGCTGGAGGGGACCGAAACGCTGGCGGTGGACATAGAGGCAACCGGCAAAGAGGAGAGGGCGGCGGAGCTGGTGGGGATATCCCTGTCCTGGCGGCCGGGGGGGGCCTGCTACATCCCCCTGGGCCACCGCCTTCTGGGCCAGCCGGAACAGCTCCCCCTCCCCCTGGTGGCGGGAAAACTCCGCCCTGCCCTGGAGGCCCCGGGCCTGCCCAAGGTGGCCCACAACGGCAAATACGACATGACGGTCCTGGGCAAATACCAGGTGAGGGTGAAGCCCCTGGCCTTTGACACCATGGTGGCCGCCTGGCTCCTGGGGGAAAGGGCCGTTAATCTCAAGGCCCTGGCCTTCTCCCGCCTGGGGGTGGAGATGACACCCATCTCCGCCCTCATAGGCAGCGGGGCCAAGCAGATTTCCATGGCCCAGGTCCCCATGGAGCAGGTGGCCCCCTACGCCTGCGCCGACGCCGACTTCACCCTCCAGCTCAAGGCCGTCCTGGAAGAGCAACTGAAAAAGGAAGGGCTGGAAAAGCTCTTCTATGAGGTGGAGATGCCCCTGGTGCCCCTCCTTCTCAGGATGGAGCAGGCGGGGGTGGCCCTGGACCTCAATCTGATGAGGGAAATCAAGCAGGCCATGGACCAGGAGGTCTTGCGCCTGGAGAAGGAGATATACCGGGTGGTGGGCCACACCTTCAACATCAACTCCACCCAGCAGCTGGGGCAGGTCCTCTTTGAGGAGCTGAAGCTCCCCCACTCCCGCCGGACCAAGACGGGCTATTCCACCGAGGCGGCGGTGTTGGAGGAGCTAAGGGATGTCCATCCCCTTGTCCCCCTTCTCCTGGACTACCGCCAGCTTATCAAGCTCAAGAACACCTACGTGGATGCCCTCCCCGCCCTGGTGAGCCCGGAGACGGGCCGCCTCCACACCAGCTACAACCAGACAGGTACCGTCACCGGACGCCTCTCATCAAGCGAGCCCAACTTGCAGAACATCCCGGTGCGGGGGGAGTGGGGGAGAAAAATCCGCCAGGCCATCATCGCCGGGGACGGCCGTCTCCTCCTGTCAGCGGACTATTCCCAGATAGACCTGAGGGTGCTGGCGCATCTTTCCCAGGACCCCAGCCTGGTGGAGGCCTTCTTGAGGGACGAGGACATCCATACCGCCACCGCCGCCCAGGTCTTCGGCGTGGGGCTAAACGAGGTGACCCCCGATATGCGGCGGGTGGCCAAGACGGTGAACTTCGGGGTCATCTACGGCATGAGCGAGTATGGCCTGGAGCAGGCTACCGAGCTCTCCCGGGAGGAGGCAGCCAAATTCATCGCCGCCTACTTTGAGAAGTATCCCGGGGTCAACGCCTACCTGGAGGAGACAAAGGAGAAGGCCCGCAACCAGGGCTATGTGGAGACCGCCCTGGGACGCAGGCGCTATATCCCGGAGATTAACTCCCCCAACCGCCAGTTGAGGGAGTCGGCGGAGAGGATGGCCATCAACATGCCCGTCCAGGGCACCTCCGCCGACATCATAAAGCTGGCCATGCTCTCCATCCAGAGGGAGATGGACCGCCGGGGCCTCAGGAGCTTCATGACCCTCCAGGTTCACGACGAGCTGGTCTTTGAGGTCTACCCGGAGGAGCTGGAGGAACTCAAGGGCATCGTCAGGGAAATCATGCCCCGGTCCCTGGACCTGCGGGTCCCCCTCAAAGTGGACCTCAAGGTCGGCAAAAACTGGGGGGAGATGGAATGA